In the genome of Solibacillus silvestris, one region contains:
- a CDS encoding peptidase M4, whose protein sequence is MNLKDFTIGVVTGIAAAVIVKEMSNRVAPFANPDHILANIKDEFKKHAPIDGSWIYMKTENFSNGFTETPVYRGGISRTINGELENYEFAADARSGAIVDIKQI, encoded by the coding sequence ATGAATTTAAAAGACTTTACAATAGGGGTTGTAACAGGGATAGCAGCAGCTGTCATTGTTAAAGAAATGAGCAATCGTGTCGCACCATTTGCGAATCCAGATCATATTTTAGCCAACATTAAAGATGAATTTAAAAAGCATGCACCAATTGATGGTTCTTGGATTTACATGAAAACTGAAAACTTCAGTAATGGCTTTACAGAAACACCGGTCTACCGTGGAGGTATTTCTCGTACAATTAACGGCGAGCTTGAGAACTACGAGTTCGCAGCAGATGCCCGTTCCGGTGCCATTGTA